The following nucleotide sequence is from Rhizoctonia solani chromosome 15, complete sequence.
CTTTCGATAACCAGTTTGTTACGCTACGCATGTCCATGACGCAATGCCTATCAAGAAAACGGGATTCGCTACTATCGAACTAAGTGACTATATATACAAAAGCATCCGGCTTGGGACAAGATAATACTGGCTCTTTCGTGGACATGTGAGCCACAGCGCGTGGAGTCATCAGTGCGGTATTTGACCGAGGAGGAGGGTCGCGGTCATATGAGACCTTATGGCGCACTGACCGCGAGAACCCAACCTGCCCTGGCGTTTTCAGAACTCACACACATCCCTAAAGCCCCTTCGCATATTTAATTTTCTCTATCTGTTTATTTGTTCATCTTACCATACATCCATGCCTGTGACCTACCGATACTGCgcggttctctgccaccctaagccttcgatccggacgGAGCCGCAGTCTACGGTGGCTACGACCTCCCCCACATGTACTGCGTACACAATACACAGTATGGATGATAGCGACCGACGCATAGGTTAAGCATCTATAGATAGCCTGGGTAAACCTCAGCAACAAGGTCTTCAGTATCAGATAATACAGGCGGCCGCGTTTGGAACACATAAACATGCAATCGCGAGTGGCCGATATCTCAGGGTAACATAGATACGTGGTGTACGTACTTTCTGTGCTTGATGGTGTACTTGGGGTTACAAAAATGCTTCAAGCATGCTGTGCACTTCTGGAAGAATACACTACTGGTAATTTGAATACATCTAAGTATATGCATTCACTTCACGAATTGGTGCCTCAGTTGATCGTGCACTGCTCAATCGTAGAGAATTCGATTCTGGACCTTTCGGTTTTACTGTCAAAAATGGCGTTAGTTATTAGAGCAGCATCTGGGACTCCAGACGTCGTATTTTCTAGAGATGCAAACGCGCACATAAATCTGATTCGTAACCCACGACCAAAATCCCGGGCCACCTCAGCAGCTAGGCAGTGTATCTACGTATTTTTATATGGGCGGGAATTATGATAGCACACCTCGACTAGATCCACGTCCGTTACCTGCCCATGTCCCCCAAAATGACCTGGTTCGCGCTACCCCCGACACAATAAGAAGCTGGAACATTAGCATCGCTTTTATCGCCGTTGCATTCATAACGACTGGTTATACAGATTGAAACGGGGCATTGAGAAGAAAATGCGTTAACTGGAGGACATCCTCCCATTTAACGTCATACATCCTCAAGGTGATTGGTATAAATCACACGGACTAATTATACCATGCTGGTCGGATAACATAACATCGAACGGTGCCTTCTTGCCTTATTTCAACTTTGCTATTATTATCTGCCCCTATAGATACTTTCATTCGTCTATCTATATTTACTATCCGCCCTTCTACCTGAATGGATTTTTCATTCCCAATCTCGTTCCTTTCATCCCCCCTGCTGGAGCAGTCGTGAGCCTTAACGGAAAGGATAGTGGAACCGATGGTTTTAGTCGTAACAACAATTATTCGTACTGTGTAGTGGCATAAAGTAAATTTCACAATGATTAAAAGGATATATCCATGTGAGTATGCCGGAGGATGAACGATGCCATGCATATGTTAATCGCTCCTTCCCTCAGAGTTCTTAATAATATTACCCTGCGGAACACGCTCCTTCCCGTTCTCTATTTTAACTCTTTCGTATTCTTTATAGCCAGCGTAACCTGTAACCAGATCTAGTACTAGTTGTCACAATGAGTTTGCTTTGTTGAATACTGCCCAGGTCCCTGGACCCGTGTGCATACGTCATACAATTCACTGGCAACACCATAACTACAAAGGATTTGGTATGCACACTCAGATATTATTTTTCCCATATGCACTGGTTGACGAACCTTACCATATATTAACATTGATGGATGATCATCCCATGTTGAACTGCTATGAGGTTGATACTGTATGCCCCGAGTGAACAGGTGAATGGATTAATTTGAAATAAATGCGAGTCCATTCTGTGTAGGTTTTGTTTGCTCATTTAGGTAGCACGTTGGCCGACCTTCCGGGTATTCCCTGAAACTGCGAATTTAAATGAATTGGCCGCGTGCGCCTCCTGTCTGAGCATCGCCTGCAGTGTATCGAACAGTCTTGCGAATTCTCAAACTCGTATTTCCATCCAATTTAGTTCAATTCTCAGTATCGGATAAATTAGACCGTTCTTACTGATGAGGAGATTCTAAGGTGTGCAAATGCTCTAATCGGTGTGAACACTTAGGACCGACAACACACTAAGGCCCAGGAAGTAGTTTGAAATACTTTGAATGTTCTCCCATTTCTGGGGACCATGGGGACCTTGCCAGGTAGATCCCAGTCTAGCGGTTTAGTCACCCTTGTGCTCCAGACCAACTTTTCAATGCCCACCGGCGGCGCTAAGAAATGAATGAGTTATGTGGCTTCTTTTGGAAAACTGCAATGACAATGGATTTATTCGCCTAGAATATATGAACCAGCTAAAGTTTTGGGCTTAGTTAGTCGAGTCTAGTTGTCACAAGGGGTTTACGGTTGATTGACAGACGCCAAGAGTTCCGCACCCAACTGTCAAGTTAATGAGACCATCAACAAGCCAGTGATTAGCTTTGGTGACGTTATTAAATGTTCTGGCACCGAGGGCGTACTTTCCCGAACTATCCCGGTGAAGGATCAAGGATGGGGACCTCTGATCAGTCTAAGAACCCCTTCCCCAAAAGGGCGAATTTTAATATTGGCGTTGGTAGTATTTGTGTCTATGGATGTATTCGTTAAGGGAAATCACTGCTCTGGTAAACTTACCTTATACCATAGGATCTCGGACTTCCGGGTGGCGATCGGCGTGTCGGTCGGCGTTATGATCTACAGACATTAGGGTTGGAATATTAAGCGAATCAATGCATCCCCCTTCGGGAAAGATGAACGTGTGAAAATTGAAGGTTATTTGTGATCACATCCTCGAGGAACAGATCAGAAGTCACCTGGTAGCAAAAGTACATTCATTCGGGTTTGATTTTACTAAtttacaactatatgcacaTTAGTTTGGTTAGGAAGTTCGTGCCTCCTGGAACCTTTTGGCGGCCTCCTTGAAGTTGATGACATTCCAGATGGCCTTGAGGTACTGCAATGGGATTTTAGATATCATTTGGCCAGGGGAAATGATGGCATAGCTTACGTCAGGTTTCACATTCTTGTACTGCAGGTAAAAGGCCTATAAAATCTACGTTAGGGACCAACTTGAGCAGCGTTATTCTGGGGCAACTTACATGCTCCCATATGTCGACACCAATAATCGGAACATGAGCTGACAAGTAAACCAAGTAAGTTAAGATCTATGTGGAGTTATCTAGGACTCACAGAGCAACGGATCCTGGTTGGAAGTGGTTACGATTTCCAGTTTCTTAGTAAATTTGTTGTATCCCTTGCATAGAGCACGTTAGAAATATGTTGATTTGAATTAGTGAATAGTGATACTCACCAGCCATCCCCACCCACTTCCTTGGATTGCGGCTGTCTGCTCGTTAAACTTCTTAATGAGCGCATCTACGCTACCGAAATCTTTCTCAATCGCCTTCTTGAATTCCCCATCCTCCAGCTTAGTCTCAGGGCTCCCATTGGGCGCCAAATTCTTCCAAAATAGTGAGTGGTTAATGTGCCCACCGCCGTTAAACTTGAGAGCGGCCTGGAGTGCAATGCGCTCCTTGACCGATGGTGCTTTAGCGTGAGATTCTTCGGCGGCGTTCAGTCCGTTGA
It contains:
- a CDS encoding superoxide dismutase, Fe-Mn family yields the protein MSVRDQRHRCLIARNHHHSAMFALTRTATRIPARRAFAASATASIHSLPDLPYPYNALEPHISEEIMTLHHKKHHQTYVNGLNAAEESHAKAPSVKERIALQAALKFNGGGHINHSLFWKNLAPNGSPETKLEDGEFKKAIEKDFGSVDALIKKFNEQTAAIQGSGWGWLGYNKFTKKLEIVTTSNQDPLLSHVPIIGVDIWEHAFYLQYKNVKPDYLKAIWNVINFKEAAKRFQEARTS